CCGACGGCAGTTATTGCCCAACCCAGTAAAATGGCGCCGACGTCGGCGCTGGCGGCCATATTTTGCGGGAGCGAGAAAATCCCCCCGCCTATCATCGAGCCCACTACCAAGGCCACTAGCGCGCCGAGTCGAAGTTTGCCAGGAGAATCAGACATCGCGCAGCTCCATCCAAGAGAAGGAATTCACAACGGTAGTTCAATCGCTGTACGGGCAGATGACGCAGATCAAGTAGTTATCTTATTGCCGTGACAATCTGTCGCTGGTGCCTGCAGGCAACTGGGGCAACCTGGACCACATAACTCGACACGCTATCGTTGCTCTATTTGTAGATACCGTCTTGTTGCGAGGTGGCGAGGTGGCGAAGTGTCATGCATCGCATGAAGTCCTTCGCCAGAAGTTGGCATCTACACAGAGTTTTCAGCAGGCTCCGGCCTTGACCAGATCCATAGATTGCCCAGGCTCATACCGCCAATGGCGAGGTAGACCGGCCAGTGGTGGTTGAGCAGGATGAGCATCGCTACAACGCAGATCAACATGCTGACGCTAGCGCTGATTTTAGCCCGGCGGGCTATCAGGCGGCCGTTGCGCCAATTGCTCAGCATCGGGCCAAACAGTCGATGGTTTTCTAGCCAGGCGCTTAACCGGGGTGAACTTTTGGTGGCAGCCCAGGCGGCCAGCAGGATGAATTCGGTAGTGGGCAAACCGGGTACGACGATGGCGATCAAGCCTATGGTCAAGCTGACATAGGCAAGAATACCGAACAGCACGCGAGCGGTTTTTGAGCCGGTCGGTGCGTGAGGTTTGGTCGAGAGGGTCATGGGCGTGTGTCCATTTAACAACCCGGGCAGTTTAACAGGGCTGGCCGGGCGCGCCGGGTTCAAGCAGTTTAAGTCTTCGGTGCGGTGGCGTAAGCCTGTCGCAGCAACACATTGAAACGTTCAAATGCCTCGATTGCGCCCCGTTCGACTTGCGCCTCTTGCTCGGCACTGAGCTGCAAATTATCCAGAGTTCGCACAAAACGCTTCCAACCGTCGGCCCGGCCCCCGGCAGGTTCGCTCAGATGACGCGCGCCAAAGGTAGCGTTGAGGTCTAGAGCCACGGCGCGCTTGATCAAAAAAGCTGCGCCCAGCTTGGAGCCTTCCGAGACGTATAACCATCCCAATGCCTGGAATTTGGTGGGCTGAAGCAGTGCACCGGCGACCGGTTCAGGCACCACGGTGCAAAGGTCTGTCAGATCGGCCTTGGCGTGTTCAGCGCGGCAGCGGTCGGGCAGGTCGTCGAAGATTTTCACCAGTTCCGGGTCGTTGTACACGGCTTCCAACTCCGCTTGAAAAACGTATTGAGCCACGACAAAGCGGGTGTAACTGGCCAAGCTTTCAAACGGTGCGTTGGCTTTTACCGCCTTGTCGAGCTGTTCATGAGGCGCCTGGGTGATCTGATTCAGCCGTTGAGAGCGAAGGGCCGGGCGATGCTGTCGGGAAGTCATAAATCGTCCTTTTAAAACACGTTTCGAAACGAGTAAACCTGCGCCGAATGTACCCGGCGCAGGCTAAAACATCAGATGTCCCACACCACGTTGACGCCGAAATTGCGGCCCGGCTGGGTCAAACGATCAAGGTTGGCCGGGCTGGTGGCGCCCGCTTCGCCAGTGCTGTCGTAACCGCGCACGTCATCCCAGCTCCAGTATTTTTTATCGGTGAGGTTGTACAGGCCGGCGTTGATGGTTACGTCATCAGCAACCTTGTAGTAACCGGTTAAATCGAAGACGCCATAGCCTGCTGATCTGAATTGGCTGGAGGTGCCGTCTGGCGCATTGAAAACGGTCGCGGTGTCGTCGACCTGGTTCTTGCGCTGAACCACTGTCCAGCTCAGCAATCCGCCATAAGCATTTTGGTCGTAGCCCAAACCGAAGACGCCGGTCAGCGGGTTGACGCTGTTGATCGGCTGGCCAGTGTCGTTGTTGCGTCCGTGGGCATAGGCCACTGAACCTTGGGTGTACAGACCGGCGGATGCACCGAATGCATCAAGGTTCAAGCGGCCTTTGACCTCGGCGCCCTTGATGGTGGCGTGCTTGATGTTATTGGCCTGGAACACGGTTTCAAGAGCACCAGGGGTAATCGCGTCTTCGTTGATGAAGTCGCGGTACTTGTTATAGAACACCGCTACGCCAAACGATCCCGCGTCGAAATTGCCTCGCAGGCCGGTTTCGTAGCTTTTGCTGGTCTCCGGTTTCAGGTTCGGATTAGGTGCAACGATGTAGCCTGAGGTGAGATTTTCGAACTGGCCATACAGTGCTTTGGCGGTTGGCGTGCGGAAACCTTCGGCGTATTGGCCGTACAAGGTGTATTGCTCGGTCAGCGCATAGGTCAGACCCAATTTGGGTGATACGCGATGCCAGGTTTTATTTTTGTCGCTGACCGTGCCGTTACCGCTTGGGTTGGCGCTATTCAAAAATTCCTGAGTGATATGCGGATCAAGCTGGGTGTAGTCGTAGCGCAGGCCCGGCGAGAAGGTCCAGTTGTTCCAGCGAATTTCGTCTTGAGCGAACAGCGCATAACTGGTGACGGTAGGGTCCGGGAAGTCGCTCATAGGCTTAACACGGTCGGCCGGGCTGTCCGTACCAATCACTCGGCAGGCGCGAAATACGGCCACGCAGGTACCGCTGCCTTGGCGCAAGCCGGTGACTTTTTGCTGCTTGATGGTTGTGCCGTAGGTCAGCAGATGATCGGTATCAACAATCGAAAAGGTTTTGTCGAACTGCGCGTCAACGACCCATTGTTTGTCTTGATAGACAGTGTTTCGCACACGGTTCACTTTACGGCTAGGAGACGATAACAACTCTTCTGTGCTCTGGTCGGTCTTGGCGACTTGATAGTTCAAACTCCATTTGACGTGATCGGCCAGCGCGCTATTGAGGGCGAAGCGGTTTTCAATGCCGAATCGTTCGCGGGTGAGGGTGTCATTCCCCGTGCGCGACTTGTACCAACCTTGGGGAGCGGGGAAGTAAGGCCCGCCCACTGCACTTTTCTGGTTGGTATCGGTATCACTCCTGTAGCGTTCGTAAGTCAACCCTAGCCGCGATTCCTCGCCATAATTCCAGCCCAGTTTTGCCAGTACATTTGTGTTACGCACATCCTCCGGGTTCGCAGCGGTGCGGCCCAGCCCGGTGCCGCCATGGTCATCATAGGATTCAGTTTCACGACCGTTGCGCTGGCTCAGGTGCAGCAAACCGTCGATATTTTCATGGTGACCGGCGACGGTAGCGGAGTTGAGCCAACTGTTGTCCGCCGAGTTGTAACCGGTTTTCAACCGGGCGCCGACGTCTTGCCCGGGCTTAATAATGTCGTCCGGATCGAGGGTGAAATAGCTGACCGCGCCACCGATAGCACTGCTGCCGTACAGCACCGACGCCGGTCCGCGTAGGATCTCTACGCGTTTGACGATTTCCGGGTCCACGTAGTTGCGGTGAGTTTTAGCATAAGGCCCGTTAGAAAAACTGGCGGGAACTTCGACGCCATCGACCTGGGTCAGGACTCGATCCCCATCGATCCCTCGGATGTTGTATCCGGTAGTGCCAGAACGTTGCCCGGTACCGCCCACCGACACACCGGGTTCGTAGCGCACCAAATCACGAATGTTATTGACGTTCTGCTCATCAAGTTCTTTGCGTTCATGCACGCTGACGCTGCTTGAAACCGAGTTGACCGACTGTTCAGTGCGTGTGGCGCTTATAGTGGTTTGTTGCAACATGACGGCATTGCCCGCCGATACCGGCGCGGCTTCTTCGTTAGGTATCGCAGCGGTCGCTACAAGACTGAATGCCTGCGCTGCAATCAATGCCAGGGTGAGTGAAGATTGGGTGAAGGTTTTACTTGGTGTCAGCATCGATAGCTCGCCGTCGTTAGGGTCATTATTCATAGTCACGCTTGATTTAAATGAGAATCAATTGCGTTGGCTATAACTAGACGAACGACGGATGGACATCGCGTAAAAACTATTGGTATTCACTACAGTTCATGCTGAGACACAACCCCATTGCAGATGGCTTTGATCAGCTTTAGCTCCTTTTGCACCGTGCTTGTGGAGACGTCGAGCTGGGCTGCAATTTCCGGATAGCTGCAGCCTTGCAAGCGATTGAGGGAGAATATTTTTTGCTGACGTGTACTCAGTTCAGTGAGGCAGGTGTTGAGGCGTTCAAGCAAGCGTTGAGCATGAGCGGCATCTTCGGCGCTGCTTTGGGATTGGGTGACGTTGCGCAAAACATCCAGCGGTACGTCTTCGATCATCGTCCGGGATTGAAGGCGTTGCGCACGCAGGTGGTCTAACGCCAGGTTTCGCGCGGTCTGATAGAGAAAGGGTGCCAAATGCTCGATTGAGCGTTCAGCCAAGGCGCGAGTGACGCGCAAGTAGGTGTCGTGCAACAAGTCTTCTGCCGCGAAAACGTTGCCAACCATTCTCTGCAGCATGCGTAGCAGAATTTTGCGCTGGGAAAGGAAGAGTTCATTGAAACTCGACTGGTTCACGGAATACCTGACCAATAAAATAGCTAATGATAATTGTTATCATCTGCGATATTGGTCAAGCGGCCATTCGTGACAAGCTATGAAAGATGCCCTGTCAGTCTGCGTTGTGCAGCGCCAGGCAATTGTCCAGCATCCGGTTGGAGAATGCCCATTCATTGTCATACCAAGCCAACACTTTCAGCAGCTTACCGTTTACCTTGGTGTGATTGGCGTCGAAGATTGAGGACAGTGGGTTGTGGTTGAAGTCACTGGAAACCAACGGCAACGTGTTGTAGCCGAGCACTTTAGAGTGGCGGCTGGCTTCCTTGAATATCTCGTTGACCTCTTCGGCAGTGGTTTCACGCTTGAGCTGCACGGTCAGATCCACCAGTGAAACGTTGATCACCGGCACCCGAACCGACATTCCTGTCAGTTTGCCCGCCAGTTCCGGTAGCACCAGCCCCACCGCTTCAGCCGCGCCGGTCTTGCTTGGAATCATGTTGTGTGTGGCTGAACGCGCACGGTAAGGGTCAGTGTGATAGACGTCAGTCAGATTCTGATCGTTGGTGTAGGCGTGAATCGTGGTCATCAAGCCGTTTTCAATGCCCAGCTCGCGATGGATCACTTGGGCCACGGGTGCCAGGCAGTTGGTGGTACACGATGCGTTTGAAATAATCTGATGCGATTGACGCAGCACGTCGTGGTTAACGCCGTAAACCACGGTGGCATCGGCACCTTTGGCCGGTGCAGAGATAATCACTTTGCGAGCGCCAGCAGTGATATGCGCAGCGGCTTTATTGCGGTCGGTGAACAGACCGGTGCATTCAAATACAACGTCAATGTTCTCGGCTTTCCACGGCAAGTCGGCCGGGTTGCGGATGGCGCTGACTGCAATTCGGTCCCCATTGACCGTCAGGCTCTCATCGTCGAACTCGACCGTGCCGCCGAAATGGCCGTGAACAGTGTCAAATTGCAGCAGATGTGCGTTGATCGAGCTGTCGCCCAAGTCGTTGATGGCGACGACTTGCAAGTCTTGCCGGTAACCTTGGGTATAGAGTGCGCGTAGGACATTGCGGCCGATGCGGCCAAATCCATTGATTGCGATGCGAAGAGTCATACAGCCGTCCTCTGTGAAATTTGTTGTTGGAATTACAAGATTATTCGCATAAAAATAGAAAACAAGCCTTTTTAGTGGCAATATTTTGTTTTATCTACAACGAGTAACCCGTAAGCCCATTACAGTTGTTCGAAGTCGTGCCCGAGCTCAGCCTAGGCTCGACTGCCGAAAATTGAAATCATCTGAACGGGTCACCTATCCGCTAGCTTGGAGTTCATTACATGCATCCCCGTGTTCTTGAGGTAACTGAGCGGCTAATAGCCCGTAGTCGTGCGACACGTGAGCGCTATCTGCACATGATCCGTGGCGCCGCCAGCGATGGTCCGATGCGCGGTAAATTGCAATGTGCCAACTTCGCCCATGGCGTGGCCAGTTGCGGCACTGAAGACAAACAAAGTCTGAAAATGATGAATGCTGCCAACGTGGCCATTGTTTCTTCGTACAACGACATGCTCTCGGCTCACCAACCGTATGAGCATTACCCTGAGCAGATCAAACAAGCCTTGCGTGAAATCGGCTCGGTGGGCCAGTTTGCCGGTGGGGTTCCCGCTATGTGCGACGGCGTTACCCAAGGTGAGCCGGGCATGGAACTGGGTATCGCCAGCCGTGAAGTGATTGCAATGTCGACCGCCATCGCGCTGTCTCACAACATGTTCGACGCCACGCTGTGTCTCGGTATCTGCGACAAGATCGTGCCGGGCTTGTTGATGGGCGCCTTGCGTTTTGGTCATCTGCCGACTTTATTCGTACCGGGTGGCCCGATGCCGTCGGGGATTTCCAACAAGGAAAAAGCCGATGTCCGTCAGCGCTACGCCGAGGGTAAAGCCACCCGCGAAGAGCTGTTGGAAACGGAGATGAAGTCGTACCACAGCCCTGGCACTTGCACGTTTTACGGCACCGCCAACACCAACCAACTGCTCATGGAGGTCATGGGCCTGCACTTGCCTGGGGCTTCTTTTGTCAATCCATACACCCCGTTGCGCGATGCCCTGACGCGTGAAGCGGCACACCAAGTCACCCGGTTGACCAAGCAAAGCGGGCAGTTCATGCCGCTGGGCGAAATCGTCGACGAGCGTTCGTTGGTGAACTCGATTGTGGCGCTACACGCGACAGGCGGTTCGACCAATCACACGCTGCACATGCCCGCCATTGCTATGGCCGCTGGGATTATTCTGACTTGGCAGGACATGGCCGATTTGTCAGATGTGGTGCCGACCCTTAGCCATGTGTATCCAAACGGCAAAGCTGACATCAACCACTTCCAGGCGGCGGGCGGAATGTCGTTCCTGATCCGCGAATTACTCGAAGCCGGTCTGTTGCACGAAAACGTCAACACCGTTGCCGGATTCGGCCTGAGCCGTTACACCCAAGAGCCATTCCTCGAAAATGGCACATTGGTATGGCGCGACGGCCCGATCGAAAGCCTTGATGAGGATATTTTGCGTCCGGTCGCTCGGCCTTTCTCGGCCGAAGGCGGCTTACGTGTGATGGAAGGCAACCTCGGTCGGGGCGTGATGAAAGTCTCTGCGGTCGCCGCCGAACATCAAATCGTCGAAGCGCCAGCGCTGGTGTTCCAGGACCAGCAAGACTTGGCGGACGCGTTCAAAGCCGGTCAATTGGAACGTGATTTCATCGCGGTCATGCGGTTCCAGGGGCCACGTTCCAACGGCATGCCTGAGTTGCATAAAATGACGCCGTTCCTTGGCGTGTTGCAGGACCGTGGCTTCAAAGTGGCGTTGGTCACCGACGGGCGGATGTCTGGCGCGTCCGGTAAGATCCCGGCAGCGATCCATGTCTGCCCGGAGGCGTTCGACGGCGGACCCTTGGCGCTGATTCGTGACGGAGACATTATCCGTCTGGACGGTGTTAAGGGTACATTGCACGTTCTGGTGGACGCGGCAGAGTTGGCCGGCAGAGAACCGGCAGTGGGTCTGCTCGACAACGGTGTTGGGTGTGGGCGCGAACTGTTTGGCTTCATGCGCATGGCTTTCAGCTCGGCAGAGCAGGGCGCTAGCGCCTTTACCTCGGGATTGGAGACGCTTAAGTGAAATTGGCTTTGGTGGGTGATATCGGTGGCACTAATGCGCGTTTTGCCATTTGGGAAGACGATACGTTGCATTCGGTCCGGGTGTTCCCGACCATTGATTACGCCAGCCCGGAAAAGGCCCTTGAGGTCTACCTCGAAGACCTGGACCTGCATCCGGGCGAAGTCGGCTCCGTCTGCCTGGCCGTAGCCGGACCGGTGGGCGGCGATGTATTTCATTTCACCAACAGCCACTGGCGAATCAGCCGTTCGGAATTCTGCGCCCACCTCAAAGTTGATAATTTGTTGATGGTCAACGATTTCACGGCAATGGCCTTGGGCATGACCCGGTTGAAAGACAACGAATACCTGACGGTGTGCCACGGCATGCCTGAAGCAGGGCGACCGCGTGTAGTGATCGGACCTGGAACGGGATTAGGCGTGGGCACGTTGATTGGCCTTGCCGATAACCATTGGATGGCCTTGCCCGGCGAAGGCGGACACGTTGATCTTCCATTGGGAACACCCCGGGAAGCCCAGATCTGGGCGCGATTGATGACAGAGCACGAGCACGTCAGCGCTGAAACCATCCTCAGCGGAGCCGGCTTGCTGCTGTTGTACCAAGTCAGTTGTTCGCTGGATAACATTGAGCCAACGCATAAATCGCCGGCGGCTATCACTTCGGCTGCCGTGGCAGGCGATCCGGTGGCGGCAGCGGTGCTGGAGCAGTTCTGTTGCTGGTTAGGTCGTGTGGCAGGCAATAACGTATTGACCGTCGGCGGGCGTGGTGGTGTTTACATTTGCGGCGGTGTGATTCCTCGTTTCAGTGATTTTTTCATTGCCAGCGGTTTTGCCAGGTCGTTCGCCGAAAAAGGCTTGATGAAGGATTACTTCAAGGGCGTACCGGTTTGGTTGGTAACAGCTGAATATCCAGGGCTTATGGGTGCCGGCGTAGCATTACAGCAAGCGTTTGGTCGCGTTTAATTTACTCGGCCTCAACTAAGAAACAGGCTTTATTGATAACAAGGACGACCCTGTGAGCTCAGTCAGTAAGTCAATTTTGCTGGTCGACGACGACCAGGAAATTTGTGAATTGCTGCAAACCTACCTGAGTCGCTGTGGCTTCATAGTGCGCACGGTCGGTGATGGTGCCGGTTTTCGCCAAGCGCTCAGTGATGAACCCAGCGATCTTGTGATTCTCGATGTCATGTTGCCCGACGAAGATGGCTTTAGCTTGTGCCGTTGGGTCCGCCAACATCCGCGCTATGCCCAAGTCCCCATCATCATGCTCACCGCCAGTTCAGACGAGGCTGATCGAGTAATCGGCCTGGAACTGGGCGCTGATGATTATCTGGGTAAACCGTTCAGCCCTCGTGAGTTGCAGGCGCGCATCAAGGCGTTATTGCGCCGCGCACAGTTCGGTCATGAGCGCAGCGGCGGCGAAGTGCTGGTGTTCGACGATTGGCGATTGGACATGGTCAGTCATCGCTTATTTCACCGTGACGGTGAAGAAGTCATCCTTTCCGGGGCTGATTTTGCGCTGCTCAAATTATTCCTGGACAATCCACAACAGATTCTTGATCGCGACACGATTGGCAATGCCACCCGTGGACGCGAGTTAATGCCGCTGGAGCGCATTGTTGACATGGCGGTTAGCCGCTTGCGTCAGCGCTTGCGCGATACCGGCAAAGCGCCGCGGTTGATTCGTACCGTGCGCGGCAGCGGTTACCTGTTGGCGGCGAACGTGACCTTCCAGGCCAGCAATGGCTACTGAAATGAGGGGCTGGCGCTTTCCAATGCCTCGTTCATTACTCGGTAGGATGTTGCTGCTGACCTTGCTAGTTGTGCTATTGGCGCAAGGTCTGTCCAGCGTGATTTGGGTCTCGCAGTTGCGCGCGACACAAATGGAAGGCTTGGTCACCAGTGCGCGCAGTCTTGCGCACTCCATGGCTGCCAGTGTCAGCTACTTCCGTTCGCTACCGGTTGCTTATCGACCGCTGGTGTTGGACCAGTTGCGCAGCATGGGCGGCACGCGTTTTGTCGTGTCTCTCAACGACAAGCCGCTGGAAATGGAGGTTCTTGGCCCCACCCTGCGCAAGCAAGCCGTATTGAATGCCGTCGAAGAGGTGCTGCGTCAACACTTGGGCAGCGAACCGACGATATCGGTGAGATTCGTGCGTCCTGAGGATCTGAAGATTTTCAACGGTGGCCTCAAACTCGACGAACTGCCACGTTCCTGGGCGCACTATGCGTTGAGTTTGGAACCGATCAACCCGCCCGTGCTCGTCACGCAAATCGAATTGTCGCCCGGTGAATGGCTGTACATTGCATCGTTGCTGCCGGAACCCTACACCACCCTGGAAGAGCAGAACCTGCCGACGCAACAGGTATGGTTCATTGGGTTAACCAGCAGCTTTCTGCTGCTATTCATCGGTCTGCTGGTGCATTGGCAGAGTCGGCCACTCAAGCGGTTGGCACGGGCCGCGCGGGAAATGTCATTGGGTACCGTGGTCGAACCGGTCATTGAGGGCGGCGGGAGTGAAGTGGTTGAAGTCAGCCGGGCATTCAACGCCATGCGCGAACGCATCAGCCGTTACCTTTCCGAGCGCAGTCAATTATTCAGCGCCATTTCCCACGATTTGCGCACGCCGATTACTCGGCTTCGTTTGCGGGTTGAGTTATTGGAGGATGAAAGCGTGCAGGCCAAGTTCAGTCGCGATCTTGATGAGCTGGAACTGCTGGTCAAAGGCGCCCTGCAATGCGTGAAAGACACTGATATTCATGAAAACATCGAGCCGGTGGACCTCAATCACGTGTTGGATTGTCTGGTCGAGCCCTACGTCTCGCCTGCCGGAAATGGCCGCGTGACCCAACAGGGCCAAGCTGGAGCGCTATTTTTAGGCAAACCGCTGGCGCTCAAGCGCTGCATGGGCAACCTGATCGACAACGCCCTCAAATACGGACAAAGGGCGCACCTGCATGTAACAGACGACAGCAGTGCATTTGTCCTCCACGTCGATGACGAAGGTCCAGGCGTACCCGAGCAGCGTCTGGAGCAGGTATTTGAGCCGCACTTTCGTTTAGCGGGCAAACAACAGCAAGGCTACGGGCTAGGGTTGGGAATCGCTCGCAACATCGCCCACAGCCATGGCGGAGAGGTCAGCCTGCAAAACCTGCGTGAGGGCGGGCTGCGCGTGACGTTGAGATTGCCTCGGACGGTTGATTGATCAATTCTGCTTCCCTGAATTCAGTGGGAGCGAATTCATTCGCGAATGGTTTGACGCGATCCATCTGATTGACCGCTTCCCGAATGAATTCGGTCCCACAGAATCTTCGGCGTCTCCCGCGAGCCCCCTATAGACCGGCTTGTACCATTTTGTGTGAATGTAACCAGTCTGTGACCATTGCGCGTCCCTTCGTTACGGTATTGCTCAATCCCTTGGTTAGAATCCATGCAGCGCAAGCTCCAGACTTGCTCATGTATAACAACAAGAAAAGGTAATCAGATGAATTCAATTTCCCGCCTCGCCGCCGTCATTTCTCTCGCCTCGTTGTTCCCTCTGAGCGTTCAAGCTGCTGACTCCAAAGGTACTGTGGAAGTAGTGCATTGGTGGACATCCGGCGGAGAAAAAGCTGCGGTCGATGTACTGAAAGCTCAAGTTGAAAAAGACGGGTTCACTTGGAAAGACGGCGCTGTAGCCGGCGGCGGCGGTTCTACCGCGATGACCGTGCTCAAAAGTCGCGCGGTTGCCGGTAATCCTCCGGGCGTTGCTCAGATTAAAGGTCCGGATATTCAGGAGTGGGCCTCTACTGGTCTACTCGATACCGACGTGCTGAAAAATGTCTCCAAAGAAGAGAAGTGGGACAGCCTACTAGACAAAAAAGTGTCCGACACGGTGAAGTACAAAGGTGACTACGTTGCTGTTCCGGTGAACATCCACCGTGTGAATTGGCTGTGGATCAACCCTGAAGTCTTCAAGAAAGCCGGTATCGCCAAGGCCCCCACCACCCTCGAAGAATTCTACGCAGCCGGCGACAAACTCAAGGCTGCCGGTTTCATTGCCCTGGCCCACGGTGGTCAACCGTGGCAGGACAGCACCGTCTTCGAAGACGTAGTGCTATCGGTTATGGGCGCTGATGGTTTCAAGAAAGCGTTTGTAGATCTTGATGGAAAAACCCTCACTGGTCCGGGAATGGTGAAGTCATTCACCGAGTTGAAGAAAATCGCTACTTACATGGACGCTAACCGAGCGGGTCGTGATTGGAACCTCGCTGCTGCCGACGTGATTAATGGCAAGGCCGGTATGCAGATGATGGGCGATTGGGCCAAAAGTGAATGGACTGCGGCGCATAAGGTAGCGGGCAAGGATTACGAGTGCGTTCCGTTCCCTGGCACCGAACATGCCTTCACCTACAACATCGACTCCCTGGCCGTGTTTAAGCAAAAGGATGCGGGTACAACGGCTGCTCAACAAGACTTGGCCAAAGTCGCGTTGGGTGAGAACTTTCAGAAAGTCTTCAGTATCAACAAAGGCTCGATTCCGGTTCGTCTCGACATGCTGAAGGACATGAACAAGTACGGCTTCGACTCCTGTGCCCAGACGGCAGCCAAGGACTTCCTGGCTGACGCTAAAACCGGCGGCCTGCAGCCGAGCATGGCACACAACATGGCAACGACGCTGGCTGTGCAAGGTGCGATTTTCGATGTGGTCACTAACTACATCAACGATCCAGCCGCTGATCCTGCGAAGGCAGCGACGCAGTTGGCATCGGCAATTAAATCAGCCAAGTGAACCTATAAATCTAACCACTGCTGGCTTGCCAGCAGTAAGCCCCAGCCGCAGTTCGTGCTGATGAAACCGGAGTTTGGTTTCAGGCACAACTGCGAACGGGTATTGATGTTTCTGACGTGGATTTTTCGATGAGCTCTGTCGCTGTTATCAGCAAAGCCTCGCCGCTCGACGTGCTTCAACGCTGGTTACCAAAGTTGGTGCTGGCGCCGAGCATGTTCGTCGTATTGGTCGGCTTTTACGGTTATATCCTGTGGACGTTTGTGTTGTCGTTCACCACCTCTACTTTTCTACCGTCTTATAGCTGGGCGGGATTGGCTCAGTATGCTCGCTTGTTCGATAACGATCGCTGGTGGGTTGCAAGCAAAAACCTGGCTGTCTTTGGCAGCATGTTCATCGCCATCAGCCTAGTGGTTGGCGTGGTGTTGGCGGTATTCCTCGATCAGCGCATTCGCCGTGAAGGGTTTATTCGCACTATTTATCTGTACCCGATGGCGCTCTCGATGATCGTCACCGGTACCGCTTGGAAGTGGCTGCTTAATCCCGGCATGGGCCTGGACAAGATGCTGCGCGACTGGGGATGGGAAGGCTTTCGTCTGGACTGGCTGGTGGACCCGAATCGCGTGGTCTACTGCTTGGTCATTGCAGCAGTTTGGCAGGCATCGGGCTTTATCATGGCTATGTTTCTTGCCGGTCTGCGTGGTGTTGATCAATCAATTATTCGTGCTGCGCAGATTGATGGCGCCAGCTTGCCTCACATCTATCTCAAGGTCGTTCTTCCTAGTCTACGGCCGGTGTTCTTCAGCGCTGTGATGATCCTGGCGCACATTGCCATCAAGAGTTTTGACCTAGTAGCAGCGATGACTGCTGGCGGCCCGGGTTACTCATCGGACTTGCCTGCCATGTTTATGTATTCGTTCACCTTCAGTCGCGGCCAGATGGGCATGGGCTCTGCCAGTGCGATGCTGATGCTCGGGGCGATTCTTGCCATCGTCGTGCCTTATCTGTATTCCGAATTGAGGGCCAAGCGCGATGAGTAGTCTGGCGAATAAATCATCTTTCAGCCTTAGTCGGATCGCGATTCACGCGGTCCTGATTTTCGCATGTTTGCTGTACCTGGTGCCGTTGGTGGTGATGTTGCTAACCAGCTTCAAAACA
The nucleotide sequence above comes from Pseudomonas sp. AB6. Encoded proteins:
- a CDS encoding sugar ABC transporter permease, which produces MSSVAVISKASPLDVLQRWLPKLVLAPSMFVVLVGFYGYILWTFVLSFTTSTFLPSYSWAGLAQYARLFDNDRWWVASKNLAVFGSMFIAISLVVGVVLAVFLDQRIRREGFIRTIYLYPMALSMIVTGTAWKWLLNPGMGLDKMLRDWGWEGFRLDWLVDPNRVVYCLVIAAVWQASGFIMAMFLAGLRGVDQSIIRAAQIDGASLPHIYLKVVLPSLRPVFFSAVMILAHIAIKSFDLVAAMTAGGPGYSSDLPAMFMYSFTFSRGQMGMGSASAMLMLGAILAIVVPYLYSELRAKRDE